tatacttaataaatagtcaacatttattttaaccTATCATATTAACGGTAGAAAGTCAGTGCATTTACCTccttatcaatattttttatttgttattgactcaaaatcttataaaaacttgttttaaGACTTGTTTAATGAGATTAACCAAGCCGGATTTAGTTAAAAAAGGTATTCCGTATTCTGTCACATAAAAAGTGATTATCAAAGGAATACCCTTGTTGCATATTTATTAACACCCATGTGTGTTGTAATTGCGAAGTGTGGAGCACAGAATttaacaatttgtttttatctaacatacataacttttatttaactgtaaacTATCCTTGATGGTTGTAATTTTTAAGACTTACAGACTTACTTTATTTCGGTATGTAACACTAGGAACAAAACTTCCAACAGttgcataattttttatcgAACCTCATTATGCATATTTAATGAATCTTCCAAACTAAATGTTTagctattacaatttaattacgtattaattattttgccACGAGACCCTGTTATGTTAATTTTTCCCTGTGTCTTTCGAACTGTGACTATCGCTGTTTCTTacttgatatataaatataaatttatttatttattatattgttaaataataatatacgggAAGGATACAAGCGAGAGGCTTAAACATAACAAAACCACGTAATTAGTACATACCATTTCTAAGCCATATTCCAATTAACAGTCTCACCTTTATTTTGTAATACTACAGCTACTTGAAGCGATTGTGCCTGACCCCAGGCAAGCCAAGGGCGAGCCAATAGCAAGTTAGGGTTTGTTATCtagtttattttagttttgacaTATGCCAATAATATTCTTCACAGAAAATTAGACATGTTAAATTGTCAAGCTACTTTTAAATcacaatttacttatatttttattaacttaaattaacAACATTATAGTTATGCTTCTGGAGTTATCACGAACTCAAATCTCGAAATCTCAATCGATTGTTAAATGTTGTAGGAATcatctatatacatatagacgagaaaatatatgaatttaaagctattgggTGCTATGAGTTCAACAGTTGTGATATCCTATCTTATTTCCTTTAGTCTTgtcaatgtaataataataactgtaaatcgtttttttttgtttgtgagcaaacacaatttaaaGAAATCAATTTTGTAATTCAGTTAGACAGTGttgtaaatttattgttattattaatctatTACAAGGAATGAATCTTCAGAGGCTAAAACGAGAGAGAGGGAGAATTTTAAACAGTCACTAATAGAATGTATTAATGTAACCTTCCGTGCAATGAAAATGAACAACTGGGTCACCCAATAAGGACGTATTATATTTTAGGTTCGTTAGTACGTACCTATTATCTTTTGCCACTCGATAGTAAAACCCAGCCCATGATATAAAATTCCAAGATTATTAGCTGTATTACTGTTTCAACTTATTCAAGGTTTTATGACTGATTAATAGATGAAAAGTCGAACCGGCACAGGCCTTTAGTCTAAAAATAATTGCAATATAAgcttataaattaatctaaaatgATTGTTAGGACCAAATGAATTGACATTTAGAATAATTTGTGTTAAGTTATTCAAAATATCTATCTActtaatcataatatatatatttcgaatattcgaccgctctggtgtaatggtgcgtgtgccgtgtcagcggcgcctaaacaccgacggtcgtgggttcgattcccgctcggagtggatatttgtgttaacACAAAtattgtgagtctccccaccgtgccttagagagcacggtaagccttcggtcccggttattattatgtacacctgaaagcgatcgttactcatagtaggaaatatatccgccaatccgtatCGGAGCAGCCTGGTGCATTAGGTTCTGATCCATGGCGGGaaaaggcctatgctcagcagttgGATAGTACAGGCTGATGCGCATcgatgtaaattttaaattattgaagaatttaataatagaataatcTGAATTGTTTAATATTGAACTGCAATATAAGCAGCAGGTTTTAGTTAGAAATACGACGGGTCCTAGGAATTAAATCGCATTTGAAAATTGAAAAACGTAACGGACAAGTTCAGTGAAAATACCATCATTATCATCGACTATTTATTTACTCAAATAATGCTTAACTGTTGGACTCAAGTTATGCTAAACTGTTGGGGCCGTAATAAGGCATTTAGTAGTCTACCTAATTTATAGTATACACACATACTTAGTGCCTTAACCATAGCTTCTATTTTACTGATTTTTCGTATATAGCTTAGAAATTGTATGTGTACTTATACGTGGTATAACTTAATGCATTTCATTCGTATCTACATTCATATAcctatgaataaatatttaataaaaaaaaaatcgtctaaTTTATCCATAAGACTTTCTTCTTCGaattattagtttaattatatttaatatgccgttgggtatatttttatttcgaattattTGTAGAAGAGGAAGCAGAACAAGAAGACAACGCACGGTTGCGATGTGAAACGTTTGACATCGAGCGCGTCCTGGAACACGGCGCCCATCTCATGGGCTCCGAGGGGCACGAGTACGACATGGATGAAGAGGCGCTATCGGCTGCAGGTGACAAGTTATACCAAAAAATATCACTTCTAgattttcgaataaaatatgTCACCATAAGACAACCAAAACAGACAATTTAATCTTTTAAGAAGGTGGCAAAATAGGTATGTAGGTACTAAGAGTACGTCGTCATTctagaatttttaattattgaatccTAGTTAATTTGAAGCTAACATCTATTTCGAAAGTGGATCTTTACTTGCCGAGAAAAATCGAAAGAAACAcaattagaaaattatttaaaaacctaagatttaaaaaaatatctttgattTCTATTGTATTTTCTTGCACATTTTTGTGAAACAATACtcttttttatgcataattagaTATGAAGGAGTGTTTGGCGAAGCAAAGGCAGCAACTAAACTCACAGTTAGGTTTGGATGTGGCGAATTCGCTGGGTATGGATTTAAGCGGAATGTACACAAATGAAGACTTGTGTCCTGTGAAGCCGACGAAACCTGAAGCTACCGTGAGggtatgtttaaattaaaaaaaaataactgaactGAAATAGTCCCCGTACCGGATAATGCTTGGAATCAACCAGACTGCCACACTGAGTGTGAGAAAATTAATCAGTcaacattaaaactttttatcagAAATAGTAAATCGACTCTGTCTTAATTTTCTTAGCGATTGTTTCTAGTCGACATTAAATTTGCATATCTTACAAGtcaaattattaaagtttattttagatGAGCATGTTTACAAACTCCCTTGTATTGTTACAGCGTCCAGTACAAGAGCTAGTCGCTTGTAAAGGACTGAGCTCGCGAGAAATGAACTTAGCGAAGCGTCGCGCACGCGCAGCGTTTAGTAAACAAAAATCGCGCGATTGTGACGACAGCTCGTCTGCCTCGCCACTGACGCCGCTTACCCCCACCGGGCCCCCTCCCTCGCCCCTCGAACCGGAGAGGAAGAAAATGAAGATAGAGCCTGTCGATGAAGTCCTTTGTGAGCTactattcaatattttattaataaaagtgccccaaaagtaatttttttatattttttctgattatataaaaaaaactagattaattataataagtttaaaaaaaataatgtgttagtgggtttaaaaaatatattgtataggAATACGAGTAATATTCATTCTCTCTACAAATTTATCTCGTATCTAAACTAATATtacatacgtattattatttattatatttcgaatattattatttatatcgaaaaaaattgaaaaaatattatagtcaaATTATGATCCTTCAGTAGTCATTATAAATGTCTACTGTAGGATCGTGGACTAAACTGCTAGAAATTTATATACCTAGTTGTAATAAATTATCTCCTCGGTTACCATTTACTATTTCCATTAGTCGCATTAATAACGATAACAAATCAACCcatttatactaaatatttgaaaaacaaaacaataataattgcgTATCGTGCGATTTACTCCAAACAGTACACTGTTTCCAAACGTTAGTTATTAAAGTTGTTGCCTATTTGTGTGAATGCATAAGTTTTGGAAAatactaaaccgattttgatgaactttgtataataataaacgacAGATGTCACACTCCCAACAGCACGCTGTTTCCAAACGTGAACTTTGtgtaataatatacacattGGTTAACTATTGTGTGTTTTGTTCGGTTGATGTTTATATAAGCGGGGTAAATCGTGTTTAAATGCTGCTATCTGATGTTgctttatttacaacttaatttttttttgcatacttTGTTTCTGTCATTTATTTCGTTTTGTAAACAAcataaaaactaacaaaaaaaattgtagattgGATTTAGCcgatttgaatttttgttaatttgtagTTTGTACTTCCATATTGTTATGCATACTGTATTCACCTTAAAAGGCAGCacatttagttttaagtttatttttggaTTTACATCCATTGCTTCGTATGAGGTAgttgtaaacaaataaaataaaataaacaaaagtgcCGGTGTCACAGCTTTAATCAATAAAACATCCCGCGCGGTGCGGTGACCGCCGACGATCGGTCGGTGCGGTCGTTTGTcatgtgacgtgtgacgtgtgtgCGCAGGCGAGGGCGGGAGCGCGGCGCCGCGGCGCGACGGGTCGTGGGGCGAGGGCGCGCGCTGGCCGCTGGAGGCGTGGTGCGGCGCGCTGCAGGCGCAGCTGTTCGGCGCCGCGTGGGAGGCGCGCCACGGGGCCGCCGGCGCGCTGCGGGAGCTGCTGCGCTCGCGCCTCGCCGCCTCCGCGGGCACGCGCGCCGGCATGACCGCGCGCCAGGTAACCACCACCACTCAAAATACCATACTTTGCTCAACCTCGCGTAGCAAGTGTAAAAACATTATAGGAAATTTAGTGCGAggttaaattgaattatttattattattgactttGTAACTTTTACGATCGTTTTTTCTCTTGTATGGGAATGGCGTAAGGCGGGAAACAGACTTTGACTGAAAGGATAAAGACATTAAAAGAGTACGACGTGTACATAAAGTCTCATCTCAAAGTCCGTGTTCCGACTCGTGCTCTCTCCTCATTAAATATACTTTTCTAACCTTCTTTGGTAGagtaaaaaacaaaagttttattattgaaccgccatacattaaaatatgagcTAGTATGAACtcttttagtattattttatgtctattatattattattatttttataagacaacgaaaaaaaatgtaaaaatgtatgttaataatGTCTTCCAGATGGACGACGCCCACCAAGAGTGGTTGGAGGACATGGCTCTGCGGCTACTCTGTGTGCTCGCGTTGGACAGGTTCGGGGATTTCGTGTCGGACCaggtacgtttttattttatgtattagctCCCAGATTAGTATTAGATCCCCAGAGAGACTAAATATAATGTagtgtgaaaaatatttgaacatttttcgtttttaattatgattatgtCCATTTCGGACCATTTAGTGAAATCATATAATACTTATAGTACTATTTTAATCCTGCTACGACATTTATGTAACGAAGGCTTGACAGCTtgttcttataattttttaatattaagcgCTATCGCTGCGATGCGCAGGTGGTGGCGCCGGTGCGCGAGACGTGCGCGCAGACGTTGGGCGTGGCGCTGGCGCAGCTGCGCGCCGAGCGCGTGCGCCTCGTGGCGGCGCGCGTGGCCACGCTGGCGCGCCAGCCGCAGTGGGAGGCGCGGCACGGCGCGCTGCTCGCCTTCAAGTACCTGCTGGCCGCGCGCCAGGTGAGGACTGCAACGTTTATCGTGAACAACGTTAAATTGACGTTTAACAATTTGTGACTATTTGAACCGCGTCACACTCAGCGGCTCCGATACCATTTACTCCCGTATCGGGGAACTGGAAACACACATTACTATACTACTCGAGTACaatcgcccagaccacgacaaacatctatatggttaATACAAATCTTTGTCATGTGTGGAAATCGAACCCTTCAACCGCAAACCCAAAATTCAGTGCTATAACCGCTGCGTCGACGCCTCGTTAAAATATAGGTGATATCCTATCTGTAGTACCTACACGTGCGGTCTCGCAGGAGCTGGCCGTGGAGTGCGGCGCGCTGGAGCACCTGACGGCGGGGCTGGAGGACGGCGCGGAGGACGTAtcgggcgcggcggcgggcgcgctggCGCCGGCGGCGAGCGCGCTGGCGGCGGCGCGGCCGGAGCGCCTGGCGCGCCTGGCCGCGCGTCTGTGGCGCCTGCTGCGCGAGCAGGACGACCTGGCGGCGCCCGCGAACGCCTACATGGCGCTGCTGGCCGAGCTGCTGGCGCTGCCCGTTGCCGCCAAGCTGCTGCAGTGAGTGAAGCTCTAGTGCATGACATTTTCTTATCAGATACACAGAAACTTGttgatcaattttttttctcgttaaGACCAATGTCGTAGTTTCAGGTCCAGTCGTTTCCCCTTGTATAATATATAGACGGTCTACAGACACTTTGTTTTCTCACTcttttatatatgtgtgtaatttcttccaaaatctataaaataatttcttttctaGCCCAATAGATCTAAGCGATGTCCTCCCGAGATTATGGCCGTATCTCGATCACTCTACTAGTTCCGTGCGGAAGGCGACGCTGCAGACACTGCGCACCCTCACACGCCCCCTCGTCGCCACCGGTACCAACGGACAGACCAACGGCAGTGGGGAGGGCCAGAAAACTAACTGTGATAACACAAGTGAGACTACGAGTGATAAGAGTGATTCAAAAACTATTGAAGTGAAGTGTGAGAATGGTGAAGACAGTCAGTACTTAAGTTGGACGCCGGAGCTGTTGCAAGAGGCTATGAGACATATATATCAAAGAGTACTCTTTGAGTATGTACATGAAATACAAGAAATTGCAGTACAGGTTAGACTAGCATTTTaacaatatgtatttataataaatagtctCACATGTTTAGACTTTAATATAGCTCGTCGTAATGGTTGATGTTATGAATTAAAATGAgcattatgtaaatatttatataagattatttattcattactgtgAGAGTACAAATGAATAAACTTGCATTATATCGTCGCATTCGTAGAACAAGACGGATTTGCAAATCTGTCAAAAACTATACCAGAGCACTGAAGTTTTCAATCGAGattctgaatatttttaaaatacttaattcaaTCTCCTTTAAATGTCCTGATGCTGTGTATGAATGCTTGCGTTTGTAAAAATGTCAAATCCGACTTTGTTCTACGACTACgacaatatacaataaaaattacaatacacTATTACTGTTAATAATACACTTATCTGAAATAAAAGAAACgatattaagtttattatatctttatgtATATAACGACCCCGCCCTCGTCTAGAGACGGTTATTCGTGTTGCCCTCGTTACGTGTGCGTGTAAGTGCCGTGTCGCGCCAGGTGTGGGAGAACCTGCTGCGGCACGCGGAGCTGGGCGCCGTGCTGCTGGCGGCGTGCCCGCTGCTGGCGCTGTGGCTGTGCCTGGCCATGCAGCCCGCGCGCCTGCCCGTCGACCCCGCGCTGCTGCTGCACCCGCCGCCCAAGGTGATTCTACTCGAGGTGCTTTTGGAACGTTACAGTCGACTTCATTCGACGTATGTTTTGTGATACTTAATAATGACATGCTTATGTCGAGATGTGATCACTTAAACTTTCGAAAAAACTCCTATGCGTCTGGCTATTTCTTATGTAGCacaagggtcggagcttaatgcacaccgctgctccactgtgaattggtggatatatttcctactatgagtaacgatcgctatttaTGTATCTTCTATAACAACCTGAaccgacttaacgtgctctccaaagtACAGTGGGGTCCCCCAGAAGAACGAAAAGCATGACTTGAaacgaatatttgtacaaatacaaatatccctCCTTTCcgtcaacctgcagtggagcagcttggtggattaagctccaatccttattattattattatccttctacgtgaagaaagaggcctatgttcagcagtgtgATGATACAGGTTGAATGCAAATATCCATCCTTCGTGGAAATCAATATCGCGACAACCGGTGTTTTAGTACGCACCAAAACACCATAGCATACCTAGTtcctaaaaaatatatgtatgtatgaaacaTTGTATGActatgtaaattaaaagttgTACTTTATCGATACCCGTAggagcggcgcgcgcgcgccctCAGCGGCagcggcagcggcggcggcggcgggggCGGGGGCGGCGAGGCGCCGAGCGAGGTGGAGGGCGAGCTGCGCGCCGCACACAAGTGGTACCTCGGCGGCGGGGACAACCAGCCCGCCGCGCTGCGGGACGCCAACGTCACGCGCGCGCGCGTGCTGGCCGCTGACATGCTCGGTGAGTGCGCTGCGGACTTCTGTAGATATACTTTAACCGCTCCTTTAACTCTACCTTATataaaaactgataaaaaataataaataaaaatcatttatttctataatctcTGTCATAATTTATCACCAAGACTTCCCGGTAAGTTGTCATAGACACTTGTATCGGGAATTACTGCCCTTACGGATGACTAAGACTCGTTacgtttgtttgtgtttgtgtgtgcgtgtgcgtgcgttTAAGTAGGGTTAAGTTTAACATGTCAAACTTAAGTAGGAAATCTTGAAGGTTTAGAGTACATTGATTCAAATCcatatattcaaaatttaaaatagctttGAGAGATAATCTTTCGATCTAACAGTTTTATATCGTTCGCTTCCAGGTTACTTGTCGTGTTATCTAGTCCAGCCGGCACCGGGCATCGAGTACAAAGCGGAAGACGAAAGTCCAATTGATTGTTATGTTAaggtaagtttatttatttacactttcgcacaccaatacaaggtctaaacagtattacaaatgcctgcggccttatcgctaatatagcgatctcttccaggcatcctttgggcagaggactaaataaggagTGTGGAATCGGGCgcaaaatgttatgtaacatacacatgaaCTTATCATACTAAAATACGTACATATACACcacatacatatagatatacacatatacatacacaaatactcacacacacacatatatatatatatatatatatatatacatatatataaaaaacttattaatttttgttataattaagattatttttaaaaaaaatcaaaaccatttataataatattttatatcttgtGAAATCGTTGAACaaccataaaaaatattgtgtagCATAAACTAAAACAGAGTATCGccagtttgtttatttaatatacaatcCTGTTATTATTTGGACAAGTGAACGAACCCTTCCACTCTGTGACATAAGCGTCGTCCGTAAACCGCCAGGTGATGGTGGCGTACCTGCGGTCGGGCAGCGCGCTGCAGCGCCTCGTGGCCGGGCTCGTGCTGTCGGCCTGGGCGCGCCGCACGCCCCACCACGACCGCTACCCGGCCGCCGTCATAGCGCAGGTATTTGTGCTCATTTATATTCTGCTCGACAATGAAATTAAAGACATGTCTTCTTAAATTTAACATTGTTTTCGATACAGGACGACAATACGGATGAACAACAAAATGTCATATCGAACCTAGCTCCCCCCCTTCTGGTCACATCTCTGCACACCGCTCTGAACCAAACGCTGTATTACGACGAAGTCGCCTTGAACTGTAATCGGTAAGACTACATTTAtagaatacaatttattgtatttcattccctcgaaaaatataatattttagtcgATACTTATTACAGCATACTACAGGAGGCGCGCGATTTATTAGCTATGATGAAGCATTATAAACTTCCCGTGGATAGCGAAgaatttaacaatataattagaCTTGAACAGGTACGTAAAGCCGACGCCGAACTAGTCCTCGATGAGCTTTTAAAATGTCGATTTTGGTGAGAGGTGTCATTAATAGTTTACCACTCGAAACGTGCAGGTGTCGGCGATGACGGCTGCGACGCAGCCGCTGGTGGCGGCGCTGAAGACGAAGCGCGTGGCCGCGTCGCTGGAggagcgccgcgccgcgctgcaTAGCGCCGTGGCCGCGTGCGCGCGCGAGCAGGCCGCGCTCAACGTCGCGTGAGTCGCCTTCTCCTGGACGTGCAGACGAGCGGGGACTCTCTCACGAGACGGTGTTTACAAAGCGAGGTGACGTTGCAGGGTGCAGGCGGCATTGAGCGGTGCCGTGGCGCACCTGGGCGCGCTGCCGGCGCGGCTGAATCCCGTGGTGCGGCCGCTGATGGACAGCGTGAAGCGCGAGTGCTCGGAGGAGCTGCAAcgcggcgcggcgcgcacgctggcggcgctgctggcgcgcctCGTGAGCCGCGAGCCCTGCCCCAACAACAAGGTGCTCGTCAACCTGAAGGCCTTCCTCAGGTACGCGCTGCCGTCCGCCTTCTGGCTTCTTTTTTATAACGAATCAATTTCGATATTACGATATAATCTTATTCGGgtcaaattttatcttttatatatttattttattttatacacagGTACTTGTTGGTAATTCATGAAAATTGTGCAGCTCTTGTAGATGttcgtattatatgtatacgtCCATAcagataaaattttgtgttgtaTACTTATAGAGACATTTAAGCAGAAACTAACTATACGTGCATTTGTACAGTCCACTATGATCTAATCAGTTGCAAATAAACTAGCATTCAAACTACACCTCGTTTACTTATAACAAATCGTCGCAAACAAATATCGGCCTTattcaaatgtatataaataaaatccaaatataaattatcaaatgtatctatacattttttaaatattacagatGTGATCCAGAGTTTACGCCGCGCATTTCTCTCGAGAACTCCGAAGACGCTAACGGTGACTCGGGCAGCGGCGACAGCGGTACCGAGAGCAAGACCGATACGCTCTCTAGTCATGAACCCAcgtgttagtaaaaaaataagttattataaaattaaatcatctgAATTCataacatttcttttttatcaaatgttttaaatactCAGAAAAAGTAATCTTTAACTTATATAAGGTTACGTTAGAACTACACTCGCAAATGTCATATATGGGAAGGTAATGAATAAATGGTTCACAGTGGATAAATACAACGGCATCCTCACTCTGCTCGAGCAGCACCGCAGCGCGGAGCGCGTGGTGCCGAGGCGCGGCCGCCCGCCCGCcgcgcaccacgcgcaccacgGACCCAACGCGCAGAGTGACCTGCTCGAACAACTGCTGCCGCAGGAGGACGAGGTAAACCCATAcgagtatttttcattttttttttttttttgtttcaaatgatTGATTATTTGATTAATTCTATTGTAATACtgtaatctatacatctatacaaataattaaaattggagtgtccatttgtaatattaaaatgctaaatgcatatggatgaa
This genomic stretch from Melitaea cinxia chromosome 10, ilMelCinx1.1, whole genome shotgun sequence harbors:
- the LOC123657195 gene encoding TATA-binding protein-associated factor 172, yielding MLCIRLDRLFVLLEAGAGAATRRAAARQLGEVQKARPEELHRLLARLMKHLRSPAWETRIAATQAVGAILSNVPEWHPHLVSVAKEEEAEQEDNARLRCETFDIERVLEHGAHLMGSEGHEYDMDEEALSAADMKECLAKQRQQLNSQLGLDVANSLGMDLSGMYTNEDLCPVKPTKPEATVRRPVQELVACKGLSSREMNLAKRRARAAFSKQKSRDCDDSSSASPLTPLTPTGPPPSPLEPERKKMKIEPVDEVLCEGGSAAPRRDGSWGEGARWPLEAWCGALQAQLFGAAWEARHGAAGALRELLRSRLAASAGTRAGMTARQMDDAHQEWLEDMALRLLCVLALDRFGDFVSDQVVAPVRETCAQTLGVALAQLRAERVRLVAARVATLARQPQWEARHGALLAFKYLLAARQELAVECGALEHLTAGLEDGAEDVSGAAAGALAPAASALAAARPERLARLAARLWRLLREQDDLAAPANAYMALLAELLALPVAAKLLHPIDLSDVLPRLWPYLDHSTSSVRKATLQTLRTLTRPLVTTSDKSDSKTIEVKCENGEDSQYLSWTPELLQEAMRHIYQRVLFEYVHEIQEIAVQVWENLLRHAELGAVLLAACPLLALWLCLAMQPARLPVDPALLLHPPPKERRARALSGSGSGGGGGGGGGEAPSEVEGELRAAHKWYLGGGDNQPAALRDANVTRARVLAADMLGYLSCYLVQPAPGIEYKAEDESPIDCYVKVMVAYLRSGSALQRLVAGLVLSAWARRTPHHDRYPAAVIAQDDNTDEQQNVISNLAPPLLVTSLHTALNQTLYYDEVALNCNRILQEARDLLAMMKHYKLPVDSEEFNNIIRLEQVSAMTAATQPLVAALKTKRVAASLEERRAALHSAVAACAREQAALNVAVQAALSGAVAHLGALPARLNPVVRPLMDSVKRECSEELQRGAARTLAALLARLVSREPCPNNKVLVNLKAFLRCDPEFTPRISLENSEDANGDSGSGDSGTESKTDTLSSHEPTLDKYNGILTLLEQHRSAERVVPRRGRPPAAHHAHHGPNAQSDLLEQLLPQEDEARKLLRIQRRGATMALTSLTEYFGEELPEKLPKLWEFITQPFEKVMTDSELEQLEEEAGEELISRLQVVEAVCAYVCDALWPRVVGGARACVALARARHTALRHMAARALAALAARDPHAVMRTVVREVVEALEDVRSERVRCGAAEALARAVDALQLQLVPYIALLVVPLLGRMSDHNESVRMMSTRCFATLIQLMPLEGAVPEPAGLSQELRERRERDKHFLEKLFNPKSIKDYKIPVPVTAELRSYQQAGVNWLRFLNEYKLHGVLCDDMGLGKTLQSIAVVAGSHHERAAAALPALPSLVVCPPTLTGHWVFEVNKFIPSKYLKPLQYVGPPIEREKLRAHVRFYNLIVASYDIVRKDIDFFSSIKWNYCILDEGHVIKNGKTKAFKAIKQLVANHRLILSGTPIQNNVLELWSLFDFLMPGLLGTERQFTARYSRPILAARDPRASPHHLQAGALACEALHRQVLPFLLRRVKEDVLRELPPKITQDYYCELSPLQRRLYEHFSREHMPQDINATAHTHVFQALHYLQNVCNHPKLVLLAEHPEHARITRQLAAQGSSLDDIEHGAKLPALKQLLLDCGIGTSVTVDESVSVVSQHRALIFCQLKKMLDIVERDLLQRHLPAVTYLRLDGSVPPHQRHAIVTRFNTDVSIDVLLLTTAVGGLGLNLTGADTVIFVEHDWNPMKDLQAMDRAHRIGQTRVVNVYRLITRDTLEEKIMGLQKFKLMTANTVISSDNAAMETMGTDQLLDLFQLSRTPAPSTSKTPNAGAKSLIETIPDLWDDKQYEEEYDMTNFVKNLKKVNT